A segment of the Fusobacterium ulcerans genome:
ATCTCTTCATCATAAGTTATTCCATACCCTAATCTTACTCCTGGTACAGCAAAAAACTTAGTCAGTGCTCTCATTACAAAAATATTTTTATCCTCTAAAAGTACACTTGTCATATCTTCCCAGCCTCTTATAAATTCTATAAAAGCTTCATCTATAAACAATTTTATTCCCTTTTCAGATAAAACATCATTTATCTTTTTTATATTCTCCAAAGAAATAAAGCTTCCAGTAGGATTATTCGGGTTGCATATAACCACCAGATCACATTGAGGTACTTCTTTTAGAAAACTTTCTATATCTAAATTATAATTATTTTCTTCCAATAGAGGATAGTGAATTATTTCACTTTCCACACTGTCTAAAGCTCTTTTATACTCAGCAAAACTTGGAGATATTATCAATGTTTTTTTAGGCTTCATAGCTTTCATATACAAAAACAAAATTTCTGTTGCACCATTTCCAGCTATTATATTTTTAATATCAACTTTGTTATATCTTCCTATATTTTCTCTTAACTCTACATAGTCAGGGTCTGGATACTTTTCAAGAATATCAAAGTTCTCTATTATTGCTCTTTTGAAAGATTCAGGCACTCCCAGAGGATTTATATTAGAACTGTAATCTAATAATTCTCCCTTTCCCTCTCTTTTCAATCTGTAGATATTTCCTCCATGCAGATCCATCTTTTTCTCCTTCTACATCTTTTTTAGTAATAAATCTAATAAATAAGTAATCACTGTAAATAATACTATTCCCACCCATGAAGATACATAGAGAAGCTTTATAGCTTTCATAATATCTCTCAAATCAAAACTTTTCTTTTTATCTCCAATAGTTGGTTTTTCATATATCTTTCCAAAATAACTTGTCTTTCCTCCAAACTGCACTCCCAATGCTCCAGCAAATGCTGCCTCTGAGTTTCCAGAGTTTGGACTTGAATGATTCAATCTGTCTCTTGAAAATATTTTCCAAGCACCTTTATAATCAAATCTCAATATCATTGCTGCTAGAGGTATGATGAATCCCCCTGCTATTCTTGCAGGAATGAAGTTAACCACATCATCTGTTTTTGCAGAGACCATTCCAAAATCCATATATTTATCATTTTTGTAACCTACCATAGAATCAAGAGTATTTATTGCTTTGTATCCCATAGCAAAAGGAAGGGCAAGAGAAACTCCGTCTATATGTATAAAGCTTCCTAAAAAAGCAAAGAACATTGGCGCTATAACTCCATCTACACTGTTTTCGCTTATTGTTTCAAGAACGCTTCTTGTAATCTGACCAATATCCATATTTCCAGTATCTCTGCTTACAAGATAAGAAAGTTCTTTCTTAGCCTTTTCCAGATCTCCCTCTGTAAGTATTTTACATACTCTGAATCCTTCATCTGCCAGACTTTTTGTAGCAAGAGTAGTGTACAGAAAGAATATCTCCAAAATATATGAAATAGCTGATATATAGTAAGATACAATAAATGTAACTCCCACTACTATTATAGTAAGAAAAGCTCCTGAGATTTTTTTATTAGAAGTTTTATATAATATTTTTTCTAAAAAATTAATAAAGACTCCTATAATTCTCACAGGATGTGGAAACCAGTGGGGATCTCCAAATATTAAATCCATTACATATGCAATTCCATATTTCATTATAAAATTCATTTTCTACTCACCTAGTATTTCATATATTTTTTTCATATCTAAATTCTCTCTGAATATCTTTTCAAGCTTATCAAATTCCTGCTCTCTGTACTCATCAAAAGTTATTCCAGCTTCCATTTTCTCCAAGCCTTTTTTCTCTCTTATCTTATTTAGTATATTTCTTGTTACCTCTTCATTATCAAATATTCCATGAAGATATGTTCCAAATACATTATCTTTTACCACTGCAACTGTATGGTCATCATCAGTCACTGATTTTTCATTTCCAGCAGTAACTCCCTGATGTATCTCATATCCTTTTATTTTTACTCCATCCAGTCCTGAAATGATTCCAGCGGTATTTTTAAGCTCTCCAGAATACTGAGTAGTATTTTTTTCTTTTTCCATTATAGTTTCCATATCCAATATACCAAGTCCCGGTATCTCTTTAATGTCACTTTCGATTCCATATGGATCTTTTACTTTCTCTCCAAGCATTTGGAATCCACCACAGATTCCTATTACTGCTGTTCCTTTTCTTGAAGCTTTTATGATTTCAACAGCTATTCCTCTGTCTTTCAAATCTTTCAAATCATCTATTGTATTTTTAGAACCAGGTATGACGATCATATCCTCATCTCCCAATTCATCTGCTGAAGTCACATAATTTATGCTTACATCTTCCTGTATGCTTAGAGCATCTATATCTGTAAAGTTAGAAATATGTTTTAGTTTTATAACTGAAACTTTTATTCCCTTAGTGTCTTTTGATTTTTTAAATTTATCTGTTAAGCTGTCTTCATCTTCTATATCTACATCACTATATGGAAGTACTCCTACTATTGGGACTCCTGTAAGTTCCTCCAGTTTTTTCAGTCCCGGTTTAAGTATCTCTACATCTCCCCTGAACTTATTTATTATTACACCTTTTACTCTGGCTCTCTCTTCTGGTGCCATAAGCATTATAGTTCCATATACAGAAGCAAATACTCCTCCTCTGTCTATATCTGCAACTAAAATTACTGGTGCATCTGCCATGGCAGCCATTCCCATATTAGCTATATCTTCCTCTTTGATATTGATTTCTACTGGACTTCCTGCCCCTTCTATTACACATATATCAAAGTTTTCTCTGATTTTATTATATGAGTTCATTATTTCTGGCTTCAAAGTAAGTTTGAACTTTCCATACTCCATTCCGCTCATATTTCCAATAGATTTTCCATTTACTATAACTTGTATTTTTCTTGCAGTTGTAGGCTTTAATAAAATTGGATTCATGTAGGCTCTTGGTTCTATTTTTCCAGCCATAGCCTGAACTACCTGAGCTCTTCCCATTTCATCTCCATCTTTTGTTATA
Coding sequences within it:
- a CDS encoding pyridoxal phosphate-dependent aminotransferase, with product MDLHGGNIYRLKREGKGELLDYSSNINPLGVPESFKRAIIENFDILEKYPDPDYVELRENIGRYNKVDIKNIIAGNGATEILFLYMKAMKPKKTLIISPSFAEYKRALDSVESEIIHYPLLEENNYNLDIESFLKEVPQCDLVVICNPNNPTGSFISLENIKKINDVLSEKGIKLFIDEAFIEFIRGWEDMTSVLLEDKNIFVMRALTKFFAVPGVRLGYGITYDEEIMKKMEKYKEPWSVNSFADIAGKIMLWDKEYIEATENWIEEEKKWFYEESCKIENIKTFKTNVNFILVKLLKKNSSVVRDEMIEKGVVVRDASNFMFLNEQYIRLAIKNRENNIKVLQALKEVMA
- the cbiB gene encoding adenosylcobinamide-phosphate synthase CbiB, which gives rise to MNFIMKYGIAYVMDLIFGDPHWFPHPVRIIGVFINFLEKILYKTSNKKISGAFLTIIVVGVTFIVSYYISAISYILEIFFLYTTLATKSLADEGFRVCKILTEGDLEKAKKELSYLVSRDTGNMDIGQITRSVLETISENSVDGVIAPMFFAFLGSFIHIDGVSLALPFAMGYKAINTLDSMVGYKNDKYMDFGMVSAKTDDVVNFIPARIAGGFIIPLAAMILRFDYKGAWKIFSRDRLNHSSPNSGNSEAAFAGALGVQFGGKTSYFGKIYEKPTIGDKKKSFDLRDIMKAIKLLYVSSWVGIVLFTVITYLLDLLLKKM
- a CDS encoding cobyric acid synthase gives rise to the protein MKHRNLMVVGTSSGAGKSITVTGLCRIFYNDGYSVAPFKSQNMALNSFITKDGDEMGRAQVVQAMAGKIEPRAYMNPILLKPTTARKIQVIVNGKSIGNMSGMEYGKFKLTLKPEIMNSYNKIRENFDICVIEGAGSPVEINIKEEDIANMGMAAMADAPVILVADIDRGGVFASVYGTIMLMAPEERARVKGVIINKFRGDVEILKPGLKKLEELTGVPIVGVLPYSDVDIEDEDSLTDKFKKSKDTKGIKVSVIKLKHISNFTDIDALSIQEDVSINYVTSADELGDEDMIVIPGSKNTIDDLKDLKDRGIAVEIIKASRKGTAVIGICGGFQMLGEKVKDPYGIESDIKEIPGLGILDMETIMEKEKNTTQYSGELKNTAGIISGLDGVKIKGYEIHQGVTAGNEKSVTDDDHTVAVVKDNVFGTYLHGIFDNEEVTRNILNKIREKKGLEKMEAGITFDEYREQEFDKLEKIFRENLDMKKIYEILGE